The Ictalurus furcatus strain D&B chromosome 5, Billie_1.0, whole genome shotgun sequence genome includes a region encoding these proteins:
- the plk2b gene encoding serine/threonine-protein kinase PLK2b, translating to MESPRNVSNQQPTNNDRMCELNKPSEQRRKKEEQSANTTEFSRIITDPVTGKCYCRGKVLGKGGFAKCYELTDLSAGKVFAAKIIPHARVAKPHQREKINREIELHRGLSHKHIVHFYHHFEDKDNIYILLEYCSRRSLAHILKARKVLTEPEVRYYLKQTVSALKYLHDQEILHRDLKLGNLFVSDSMELKVGDFGLAAKLEPVSNRRKTICGTPNYLSPEVLNKQGHGWESDVWALGCVMYTLLQGKPPFETNNLKETYRCIKEARYSLPSSLSIAARQLIASMLSRDPADRPRLDEIAQHEFLSQGFMPETLPSSCCLSAPDFHISSPAKSFFRKAAAALFGGKRDKAKYYENLNKTAKEEDDIYKLCNDLKTTSINKQPATPSSEERGTPSLPAGKPVSQATVTQPEARDTILMIVRGSLGSYSSSNECLEDSTTGSVAEAIASVLRGCLEHMPTAEKLPKASGCSSMQWVTKWVDYSNKYGFGYQLADNTVGVLFNSGTHMSLLADKTTVLQHAEMGQCAVMYTTDVPENCVGQVTILKYFAHYMEENLMDGGDMVIDTDAEKPRLYLLQWLKSDRALMMLFNDGTFQVNFYHDHTKLILCTQQDDYLLTYINEERTSATFKLSALLRAGCTSELRSRLEYALNMLQQRCKRDP from the exons ATGGAGAGCCCGAGGAACGTTTCTAACCAACAGCCGACTAATAACGACAGGATGTGCGAGCTTAACAAACCGAGTGAGCAGCGGCGGAAGAAAGAAGAGCAGAGTGCCAACACTACGGAGTTCTCGCGCATCATCACGGATCCCGTGACCGGGAAATGTTACTGCCGCGGGAAAGTTCTCGGAAAG GGAGGGTTTGCTAAATGCTACGAGCTGACTGACCTGTCCGCCGGAAAGGTGTTTGCGGCCAAAATCATCCCGCACGCGCGTGTCGCCAAACCGCACCAGCGCGAGAAG ATTAACAGGGAGATCGAGTTGCACAGAGGACTGAGCCACAAGCACATCGTTCATTTCTATCATCATTTTGAAGATAAAGATAACATCTACATCTTACTGGAGTACTGCAGCAGAAGA TCACTGGCACACATCCTGAAGGCACGCAAAGTACTAACGGAGCCAGAAGTGAGGTACTACCTCAAACAGACAGTGTCTGCACTGAAATATCTGCACGATCAAGAGATCCTACATCGAGACCTCAAACTAG GGAACCTGTTTGTGAGTGACTCAATGGAGCTGAAGGTTGGAGATTTTGGGCTGGCTGCCAAACTAGAGCCAGTGAGCAACAGGCGCAAGACGATCTGCGGCACCCCGAATTACCTTTCTCCAGAGGTGCTGAATAAACAGGGCCATGGCTGGGAGTCGGACGTCTGGGCCCTGGGCTGCGTTAT GTACACTCTGCTCCAGGGCAAACCTCCATTTGAGACCAATAACCTTAAGGAGACATATCGCTGTATTAAAGAGGCTCGCTACTCTTTGCCCTCCTCCCTGTCGATCGCAGCCAGGCAGCTCATTGCCAGCATGCTCTCCCGTGACCCAGCAGATCGACCGCGACTCGACGAGATTGCACAGCACGAATTTCTCTCGCAg GGCTTCATGCCAGAGACACTGCCTTCCAGCTGCTGTCTCTCTGCTCCGGACTTCCACATCTCCAGCCCTGCCAAGAGCTTTTTCAGGAAGGCCGCTGCTGCCCTGTTTGGTGGGAAAAGAGACAAAGCCAAGTACTATGAGAATCTCA ATAAGACAGCCAAGGAAGAAGACGACATCTACAAACTCTGCAATGACCTCAAGACGACCTCAATTAATAAGCAGCCTGCTACACCATCGTCAGAG GAAAGAGGGACTCCGTCACTACCGGCCGGAAAGCCTGTTTCCCAGGCAACAGTCACACAGCCTGAAGCCCGAGACACCATCCTCATGATCGTCAGAGGCAGCCTCGGGAGCTACAGCAGCAGCAATGAAT GTCTGGAGGACAGTACAACAGGCTCTGTTGCAGAAGCCATTGCCAGTGTTTTACGAGGCTGCCTGGAGCACATGCCCACAG CTGAGAAATTACCCAAGGCTAGCGGATGCAGCAGCATGCAGTGGGTGACAAAGTGGGTGGATTATTCCAACAAATATGGCTTTGGTTATCAGCTGGCCGACAACACTGTGGGCGTCCTTTTCAACAGCGGAACGCACATGAGTCTCCTAGCTGACAAAAC GACTGTATTGCAGCATGCGGAGATGGGGCAGTGTGCTGTGATGTACACAACAGATGTTCCTGAGAACTGTGTGGGCCAGGTCACTATTCTCAAGTACTTCGCTCACTATATGGAAGAAAACCTGATGGAT GGAGGTGATATGGTGATTGACACAGATGCTGAAAAGCCCAGACTCTATCTGCTGCAATGGCTGAAGTCAGACCGGGCCCTCATGATGCTCTTCAATGATGGCACATTCCAG GTAAACTTCTACCACGACCACACCAAACTCATCCTGTGTACCCAGCAGGACGACTACCTCCTGACGTACATCAACGAGGAGCGAACATCCGCCACATTTAAACTGAGTGCTCTCCTGAGGGCCGGCTGCACATCAGAGCTGCGCAGCCGTTTGGAATATGCACTCAACATGCTCCAGCAGAGATGCAAAAGAGACCCGTGA